A region of Streptomyces sp. WMMC500 DNA encodes the following proteins:
- a CDS encoding AI-2E family transporter produces MSKMTDWLGGVGERASRMAERRRAAAAAAEKSAAGQPAVEDAPAEAAEPAEPAAAARPPGPPPRPAPASVVPWGVRVAAEVGWRLLVLAGLIYVLMQIISVVSLVVIAFAVGLLVTALLQPTVARLRRWGFSQGLATATTFVGGFVAIGLIGWFVVWQIMENIDDLTDRIQQGIDDAQEWLIDGPFHVQEEQINNIGDEISDWLGENSSEVTSAGLEGVSYVLEFFSGAAIAAFVTIFLLYDGARIWRWCLNFIPADARDAVAGAGPKVWATLTGYVRGTVLVALIDAVFIGIGIFILDVPMAVPLAVLIFLFAFVPLVGALVSGALAVVVAFVTNGVITALLVLGVVLLVQQIEGHILQPFILGRMVRVHPLAVVLSVAIGTLVAGIPGAVVAVPLIAVLNTAVGYLKAYHREHVEDPGPPPHGSTALEASPAAPVDTPAPGTDAEAAGTAGTGKGGGDTGSRGGDAPG; encoded by the coding sequence ATGTCGAAGATGACGGACTGGCTCGGCGGGGTGGGCGAGCGGGCCAGCCGGATGGCGGAGCGGCGCAGGGCCGCCGCTGCCGCCGCGGAGAAGTCCGCGGCCGGGCAGCCCGCCGTCGAGGACGCCCCCGCGGAGGCGGCGGAGCCGGCCGAACCGGCCGCCGCCGCCCGGCCGCCCGGCCCGCCGCCGCGGCCGGCGCCGGCCAGCGTCGTGCCGTGGGGGGTGCGGGTCGCGGCCGAGGTCGGCTGGCGGCTGCTGGTCCTCGCCGGCCTGATCTACGTGCTGATGCAGATCATCAGCGTCGTCAGCCTCGTCGTCATCGCCTTCGCGGTCGGCCTGCTGGTCACCGCGCTGCTGCAGCCGACGGTCGCGCGGCTGCGCCGCTGGGGCTTCAGCCAGGGGCTCGCCACGGCCACCACGTTCGTCGGCGGCTTCGTCGCGATCGGCCTCATCGGCTGGTTCGTGGTCTGGCAGATCATGGAGAACATCGACGACCTGACCGACCGCATCCAGCAGGGCATCGACGACGCGCAGGAATGGCTCATCGACGGGCCGTTCCACGTGCAGGAAGAACAGATCAACAACATCGGCGACGAGATAAGCGACTGGCTGGGCGAGAACTCCAGCGAGGTCACCTCCGCCGGCCTCGAAGGCGTCTCGTACGTGCTGGAGTTCTTCTCCGGCGCCGCCATCGCCGCGTTCGTCACCATCTTCCTGCTCTACGACGGCGCGCGCATCTGGCGATGGTGCCTGAACTTCATCCCCGCCGACGCGCGCGACGCGGTGGCGGGCGCGGGTCCGAAGGTGTGGGCCACGCTCACCGGGTACGTGCGCGGCACGGTACTGGTGGCCCTCATCGACGCCGTGTTCATCGGCATCGGCATCTTCATCCTCGACGTGCCCATGGCCGTGCCGCTGGCCGTGCTGATCTTCCTCTTCGCGTTCGTGCCGCTCGTCGGTGCGCTGGTCTCCGGCGCGTTGGCGGTGGTCGTGGCGTTCGTGACGAACGGGGTGATCACGGCGCTGCTGGTGCTCGGCGTGGTGCTGCTGGTGCAGCAGATCGAGGGGCACATCCTGCAGCCGTTCATCCTCGGGCGGATGGTGCGGGTGCACCCGCTGGCGGTGGTGCTCTCGGTGGCCATCGGCACGCTGGTCGCGGGCATCCCGGGCGCGGTGGTGGCGGTGCCGCTGATCGCGGTGCTCAACACGGCGGTCGGGTATCTCAAGGCGTACCACCGCGAGCACGTGGAGGATCCCGGACCACCGCCGCACGGGTCGACGGCGCTCGAAGCCTCCCCGGCCGCGCCGGTCGACACCCCCGCGCCGGGCACGGACGCGGAGGCAGCGGGGACGGCCGGGACGGGCAAGGGCGGCGGCGATACGGGGTCCAGGGGCGGCGACGCACCGGGCTGA
- a CDS encoding carboxymuconolactone decarboxylase family protein: MALDALKSALPGYAGDLRRNLASVVDDGRLPERQLWGALLACAVAVRSPAVLRAVAPEARERLTPEAYDGARAAAAAMASNNVFFRARHLLTDPAYGHLRTGLRTNVLGARGVPKADYELWCVAVSAVGGCGACLDEHERALRRTGADLETVQEALKVAAVVHAAGTVLDAEAALGDG; encoded by the coding sequence GTGGCACTCGACGCGCTCAAGTCGGCCCTCCCCGGCTACGCCGGGGACCTGCGCCGCAACCTCGCCTCGGTCGTGGACGACGGCCGGCTGCCCGAGCGGCAGTTGTGGGGCGCCCTGCTCGCCTGCGCCGTCGCCGTGCGCTCCCCCGCCGTGCTGCGCGCGGTGGCGCCGGAGGCGCGGGAGCGGCTGACGCCCGAGGCGTACGACGGCGCCCGGGCCGCCGCCGCGGCGATGGCGTCGAACAACGTCTTCTTCCGCGCCCGGCACCTGCTCACCGACCCCGCGTACGGCCACCTGCGCACCGGGCTGCGGACGAACGTGCTGGGCGCGCGGGGCGTACCGAAGGCGGACTACGAGTTGTGGTGCGTCGCCGTGTCCGCCGTGGGCGGCTGCGGGGCGTGCCTGGACGAGCACGAGCGGGCGCTGCGGCGGACCGGCGCGGACCTGGAGACGGTGCAGGAGGCGCTGAAGGTCGCCGCGGTGGTGCACGCCGCCGGCACGGTCCTCGACGCGGAGGCCGCGCTCGGCGACGGCTGA
- a CDS encoding ABC transporter ATP-binding protein: MSTTPPTGPLAEPAPILTATSLRKVYAGTPALDGADFAIAAGETVAVMGPSGSGKSTLLHCLAGIVPADGGTVTYAGRDLAALSDAERSALRRREFGFVFQFGQLVPELTCVENVALPLRLTGLGRRDAERAARPWLARLEVDDVAHKRPGEISGGQGQRVAVARALATTPRVVFADEPTGALDSLNGERVMELLTDAAQDSGAAVVLVTHEPRVAAYADREVVVRDGRTRSLEPAGR, translated from the coding sequence ATGAGTACCACACCCCCCACCGGCCCCCTCGCCGAGCCGGCGCCGATCCTCACCGCCACCTCGCTGCGCAAGGTCTACGCCGGCACCCCCGCGCTCGACGGCGCCGACTTCGCCATCGCGGCCGGCGAGACCGTCGCCGTCATGGGCCCCTCCGGCTCCGGCAAGTCGACGCTGCTGCACTGCCTCGCCGGCATCGTCCCGGCCGACGGGGGCACCGTGACCTACGCGGGCCGCGACCTCGCCGCGCTCTCCGACGCCGAGCGCAGCGCCCTGCGCCGCCGGGAGTTCGGCTTCGTCTTCCAGTTCGGCCAGCTCGTACCGGAGCTGACCTGCGTGGAGAACGTCGCCCTGCCGCTGCGCCTGACCGGGCTCGGCCGCCGCGACGCCGAGCGCGCCGCCCGGCCGTGGCTGGCGCGCCTGGAGGTGGACGACGTCGCGCACAAGCGGCCCGGCGAGATCTCCGGCGGTCAGGGGCAGCGCGTCGCGGTCGCCCGCGCGCTGGCGACGACGCCGCGGGTGGTCTTCGCCGACGAGCCGACCGGGGCACTCGACTCCCTCAACGGCGAGCGCGTCATGGAACTGCTCACCGATGCCGCGCAGGACAGCGGCGCGGCCGTCGTGCTGGTCACCCACGAGCCGCGCGTCGCGGCGTACGCGGACCGCGAGGTCGTCGTCCGCGACGGGCGCACCCGCAGTCTGGAGCCGGCCGGCCGATGA
- a CDS encoding SPFH domain-containing protein, whose translation MPAPPVAERRANSIGGALALVLGLVGALVGAGLLVLGIALAGDGTPAAGVPVLVFGALLFLASLVAMAGLNMVEPGEARVVQLFGRYTGTIRDDGLRWVNPLTTRRKVSTRVRNHETAVLKVNDARGNPIELAAVVVWQVEDTAQAVFAVDDFTEFVATQTETAVRHIAIEYPYDAYEDDELSLRADAEEITEKLAEELTARIQAAGVRIIESRFTHLAYAPEIASAMLQRQQAGAVVAARREIVDGAVGMVEDALARLTRQDIVELDEERKAAMVGNLMVVLCGDRAPQPVLNTGSLYQ comes from the coding sequence ATGCCCGCCCCGCCCGTCGCCGAGCGGCGGGCGAACAGCATCGGCGGCGCCCTCGCCCTGGTCCTCGGCCTCGTCGGCGCCCTCGTCGGCGCCGGCCTGCTCGTCCTCGGCATCGCCCTGGCGGGCGACGGCACCCCCGCCGCCGGCGTCCCCGTCCTCGTCTTCGGCGCGCTGCTCTTCCTCGCCTCTCTCGTCGCGATGGCCGGCCTGAACATGGTCGAACCCGGCGAGGCCCGCGTCGTGCAGCTCTTCGGCCGCTACACCGGCACCATCCGCGACGACGGCCTGCGCTGGGTCAACCCGCTCACCACCCGCCGCAAGGTCTCCACCCGGGTGCGCAACCACGAGACCGCCGTCCTCAAGGTCAACGACGCCCGCGGCAACCCCATCGAGCTGGCCGCCGTCGTCGTCTGGCAGGTCGAGGACACCGCGCAGGCGGTCTTCGCCGTCGACGACTTCACCGAGTTCGTCGCCACCCAGACCGAGACCGCCGTGCGGCACATCGCCATCGAGTACCCGTACGACGCCTACGAGGACGACGAGCTGTCGCTGCGCGCCGACGCCGAGGAGATCACCGAGAAGCTGGCCGAGGAGCTGACCGCCCGGATCCAGGCCGCCGGGGTGCGCATCATCGAGTCGCGCTTCACGCACCTCGCGTACGCGCCGGAGATCGCCTCCGCGATGCTCCAGCGCCAGCAGGCAGGCGCCGTGGTCGCCGCGCGCCGGGAGATCGTGGACGGGGCGGTGGGCATGGTCGAGGACGCGCTCGCCCGGCTCACCCGGCAGGACATCGTCGAGCTGGACGAGGAGCGCAAGGCGGCGATGGTCGGCAACCTCATGGTCGTCCTCTGCGGCGACCGCGCCCCCCAGCCCGTCCTCAACACCGGCTCCCTCTACCAGTGA
- a CDS encoding transglycosylase SLT domain-containing protein — MSRISVRGFAVASATAVTSVGAVVGVATGAEKGDDSTGNVEATAADATLLADVPAGATAQVQTASLTEQADAQADAAHTDARIAAEEAARKSAAQAAEEKKEAAERKAAEEAAEKEREAAEAASRSAAASEASADAGDFAPQSSYSVADVQAMARQMVPADQYQCFSNIVDHESGWDYTATNPSSGAYGLMQALPGEKMASAGADWQTNPATQIEWGLNYMNDRYGSPCGGWEFWQANGWY; from the coding sequence GTGAGCCGGATTTCGGTCCGGGGTTTCGCCGTGGCTTCCGCCACCGCGGTCACCTCTGTCGGCGCTGTCGTCGGCGTGGCCACGGGCGCGGAGAAGGGCGACGACTCGACGGGCAACGTCGAGGCGACCGCCGCCGACGCGACACTCCTCGCCGACGTACCTGCTGGCGCCACGGCCCAGGTGCAGACCGCCTCCCTCACGGAGCAGGCGGACGCCCAGGCCGACGCCGCACACACGGACGCCCGCATCGCGGCCGAGGAGGCGGCGCGCAAGTCCGCCGCCCAGGCCGCGGAGGAGAAGAAGGAGGCCGCCGAGCGCAAGGCGGCCGAGGAGGCGGCGGAGAAGGAGCGGGAGGCCGCTGAGGCCGCCAGCCGTTCCGCGGCCGCGTCGGAGGCTTCCGCCGACGCCGGCGACTTCGCCCCGCAGTCCTCCTACTCCGTCGCCGATGTCCAGGCCATGGCCCGGCAGATGGTGCCGGCCGACCAGTACCAGTGCTTCAGCAACATCGTCGACCACGAGTCGGGCTGGGACTACACCGCCACCAACCCGAGTTCCGGCGCGTACGGGCTGATGCAGGCGCTGCCCGGCGAGAAGATGGCCTCGGCCGGCGCCGACTGGCAGACCAACCCCGCCACGCAGATCGAGTGGGGCCTGAACTACATGAACGACCGCTACGGCAGCCCCTGCGGCGGCTGGGAGTTCTGGCAGGCCAACGGCTGGTACTGA
- a CDS encoding FtsX-like permease family protein: protein MSDVTYAGKTTGAGPARPAGPPPDRRGAIRTWADDLRMGLAFALRGGREGWVRTVLTAVGVGLGVALLLLTTAIPGALASRDERGSARSEVLASDAEYGGDTVLVGNVDTEYEDIMVRGRLLRPEGAGAPLPPGVEAFPKPGEMVVSPALADRLDDADADLLRERLDYGIAGTISDAGLIDPGELAYYAGNDRIAAADVNVSRVAAFGEESEAEAMEPVLLLLAMIVFVALLMPVAVFLTAAVRFGGERRDRRLAALRLVGADGRAVRRIAAGEALAGALLGLAVGAGLFALGRQLAGGVTVYDMSIFAADLSPAPALALLVALAVPAAAVGVTLLALRGVVIEPLGVVRSARPSRRRIWWRLLLPAVGLALLAPMMGRGDSAGSFPEWQVIGGTVLLLTGITALLPWLVEAVVARLGRGPTSWQLAVRRLQLSSGSAARLVNGIAVAVAGAIALQMVFTGVEDDYSESTGHDPGRFQIGIYVDSGQDLRVGDRVAGTEGVREAVSRISTVAGTGRTDPRNSATLTVGTCAELRRLAELPDCRDGDVFRLTDTYGAADARRMVAGGDPLYLDPSYDSMPGEELPWTPPPDTRPAKALRDADGNLNDGFLATPAAVPDVHDSGAFTAWVDVRLDPAVPDAAERVRNEVGAVDPLLSVHTLHSEVVSEDFAGIRTGLVVGAACVLVLIGSSLLVGQLEQLRERRKLLSSLVAFGTRRSTLSLSVLWQTAIPVALGMALSTAFGLVLGTVLMRMTDTPVAVDWPSVLTMAGAGAAVVAGVTALSMPLLIRLMRPDGLRTE from the coding sequence ATGAGCGACGTGACCTACGCCGGGAAGACCACCGGCGCCGGGCCCGCGCGCCCCGCGGGCCCGCCGCCCGACCGCCGCGGCGCGATCCGCACCTGGGCCGACGACCTGCGCATGGGCCTCGCCTTCGCGCTCCGCGGGGGGCGCGAGGGCTGGGTGCGTACCGTGCTGACCGCGGTCGGTGTCGGCCTGGGGGTGGCGCTGCTGCTGCTCACCACCGCCATCCCGGGCGCCCTGGCCAGCCGCGACGAGCGCGGCTCCGCCCGCAGCGAAGTCCTCGCGTCCGACGCCGAGTACGGGGGCGACACCGTGCTCGTGGGCAACGTGGACACCGAGTACGAGGACATCATGGTCCGCGGCCGGCTGCTGCGCCCCGAGGGCGCCGGCGCCCCGCTGCCCCCCGGCGTCGAGGCGTTCCCGAAGCCCGGCGAGATGGTGGTCTCCCCCGCGCTCGCCGACCGGCTGGACGACGCCGACGCGGACCTGCTGCGCGAGCGCCTGGACTACGGCATCGCCGGCACCATCTCCGACGCCGGCCTGATCGACCCCGGCGAGCTGGCGTACTACGCGGGCAACGACCGCATCGCGGCCGCCGACGTCAACGTCAGCCGCGTCGCCGCCTTCGGCGAGGAGTCGGAAGCCGAGGCCATGGAGCCGGTGCTGCTGCTCCTCGCGATGATCGTGTTCGTCGCGCTGCTCATGCCCGTCGCGGTGTTCCTCACCGCGGCCGTACGCTTCGGCGGCGAGCGCCGCGACCGCCGGCTCGCCGCGCTCCGCCTCGTCGGCGCCGACGGCCGCGCGGTGCGCCGGATCGCCGCCGGCGAGGCGCTCGCCGGCGCCCTGCTCGGGCTCGCGGTCGGCGCGGGCCTGTTCGCCCTCGGCCGGCAGCTCGCGGGCGGCGTGACGGTCTACGACATGAGCATCTTCGCCGCCGACCTGAGCCCCGCGCCGGCGCTCGCCCTGCTGGTCGCCCTGGCCGTGCCCGCCGCGGCCGTCGGCGTCACCCTGCTCGCGCTGCGCGGCGTCGTCATCGAGCCGCTGGGCGTCGTCCGGTCGGCCCGTCCTTCGCGGCGGCGCATCTGGTGGCGGCTGCTGCTGCCCGCCGTCGGACTCGCCCTGCTCGCGCCGATGATGGGCCGCGGCGACAGCGCCGGCTCGTTCCCGGAGTGGCAGGTCATCGGCGGCACCGTGCTGCTGCTGACCGGCATCACCGCGCTGCTGCCCTGGCTCGTCGAGGCCGTGGTGGCCCGGCTCGGCCGCGGGCCGACGTCCTGGCAACTGGCCGTCCGCCGGCTCCAGCTCAGCAGCGGCAGCGCCGCCCGGCTGGTCAACGGCATCGCCGTCGCCGTCGCCGGGGCCATCGCGCTGCAGATGGTCTTCACCGGCGTCGAGGACGACTACAGCGAGTCGACGGGTCACGACCCCGGCCGCTTCCAGATCGGCATCTACGTGGATTCCGGCCAGGACCTCCGCGTGGGCGACCGGGTCGCCGGGACCGAGGGCGTCCGCGAGGCGGTCAGCCGGATCTCCACCGTCGCCGGCACCGGCAGGACGGACCCCCGGAACTCGGCCACCCTGACCGTCGGCACGTGCGCCGAGCTGCGCAGGCTGGCGGAGCTCCCCGACTGCCGCGACGGCGACGTCTTCCGCCTCACCGACACGTACGGCGCGGCCGACGCCAGACGCATGGTCGCCGGCGGCGACCCGCTGTACCTCGATCCGTCGTACGACAGCATGCCGGGCGAGGAGCTGCCCTGGACCCCGCCGCCCGACACCCGTCCCGCCAAGGCCCTCCGCGACGCGGACGGCAACCTCAACGACGGCTTCCTCGCCACCCCCGCCGCCGTCCCCGACGTCCACGACTCCGGCGCCTTCACCGCCTGGGTCGACGTGCGGCTCGACCCGGCCGTGCCGGACGCGGCCGAGCGCGTACGCAACGAGGTCGGGGCCGTCGACCCGCTGCTGTCCGTCCACACGCTGCACAGCGAGGTCGTCTCGGAGGACTTCGCCGGCATCCGCACCGGACTCGTGGTGGGCGCCGCGTGCGTGCTGGTGCTGATCGGCAGCAGCCTGCTCGTCGGGCAGCTCGAACAACTGCGGGAGCGGCGCAAGCTGTTGTCGTCCCTGGTCGCCTTCGGCACCCGGCGCTCCACCCTCAGCCTGTCCGTGCTCTGGCAGACGGCGATCCCGGTGGCGCTCGGCATGGCCCTGTCGACGGCGTTCGGGCTGGTGCTGGGCACGGTGCTGATGCGCATGACGGACACGCCCGTCGCGGTCGACTGGCCGTCGGTGCTGACGATGGCGGGGGCGGGCGCGGCGGTGGTCGCCGGGGTCACGGCGCTGAGCATGCCGCTGCTGATCCGGCTGATGCGCCCGGACGGGCTGCGCACCGAGTAG
- the mgrA gene encoding L-glyceraldehyde 3-phosphate reductase → MNSLLPYLPADTRYDAMTYRRTGRSGLKLPEISLGLWHNFGDDRSLESQRAILRRAFDLGVTHFDLANNYGPPPGSAEENFGRIFAADFRPYRDELVLSTKAGYEMQPGPYGEWGSRKYLLSSLDASLGRMGVEYVDIFYSHRYDPDTPLEETMGALASAVQQGKALYVGVSSYTAEQTREAARLLREMGVRPLIHQPSYSMINRWTEDDELLDTLEAEGMGCIAFAPLAQGMLTDKYLDGIPEGSRAAQNKSLDPKLLTDEVVRRLRGLNEIARGRGQSLAQLALGWVLRDPRMTSALIGASSVAQLEANVAALGAAELTAAELTEIDGFATSTSGVNIWAGRG, encoded by the coding sequence GTGAACAGTCTTTTGCCTTACCTGCCAGCAGACACCCGATACGACGCCATGACCTACCGCCGGACGGGTCGCAGCGGCCTGAAGCTCCCGGAGATCTCCCTCGGTCTCTGGCACAACTTCGGCGACGACCGCTCCCTGGAGTCGCAGCGCGCCATCCTGCGGCGCGCGTTCGACCTCGGAGTGACCCACTTCGACCTCGCGAACAACTACGGCCCGCCGCCCGGCTCCGCGGAGGAGAACTTCGGCCGGATCTTCGCCGCCGACTTCCGCCCGTACCGCGACGAGCTGGTGCTGTCGACCAAGGCGGGCTACGAGATGCAGCCGGGGCCGTACGGCGAGTGGGGCTCGCGCAAGTACCTGCTGTCGTCGCTGGACGCCTCGCTGGGCCGCATGGGCGTGGAGTACGTCGACATCTTCTACTCGCACCGCTACGACCCGGACACCCCGCTGGAGGAGACGATGGGCGCGCTGGCGTCCGCCGTGCAGCAGGGCAAGGCGCTGTACGTCGGCGTCTCCTCCTACACCGCGGAGCAGACGCGCGAAGCCGCCCGGCTGCTGCGGGAGATGGGCGTACGGCCGCTGATCCACCAGCCCTCGTACTCGATGATCAACCGCTGGACCGAGGACGACGAACTGCTCGACACCCTGGAGGCCGAGGGCATGGGCTGCATCGCCTTCGCGCCGCTGGCGCAGGGGATGCTGACCGACAAGTACCTGGACGGCATCCCCGAGGGGTCGCGGGCCGCGCAGAACAAGTCGCTGGACCCGAAGCTGCTGACGGACGAGGTCGTGCGGCGGCTGCGCGGGCTGAACGAGATCGCGCGCGGGCGCGGGCAGTCGCTGGCGCAGCTCGCGCTGGGCTGGGTGCTGCGGGACCCCCGGATGACGTCGGCGCTGATCGGCGCGTCGAGCGTGGCGCAGTTGGAGGCGAACGTCGCGGCGCTGGGCGCGGCGGAGCTGACGGCGGCGGAGCTGACGGAGATCGACGGGTTCGCGACGTCGACGAGCGGCGTGAACATCTGGGCGGGACGCGGCTGA
- a CDS encoding isoprenyl transferase has product MTWRGIVYRVYEKRLERRLDSARVPKHIGVILDGNRRWARAAGGTTAQGHQAGAEKIHELIRWCRETDVEVLTLWLLSTDNLDRPEPELNPLLAIIEEAVSGVAGRGGARVHHVGNPDLLPMETQRVLKEAEEATLDVVTGPRSGAVLVNVAVAYGGRQEIADAVRSMLGDAADQGRTLADVAETVEVEHIAQHLYTRGQPDPDLVIRTSGEQRLSGFMLWQSAHSEYYFCEVFWPAFRRVDFLRALRDYAARHRRFGG; this is encoded by the coding sequence ATGACCTGGCGCGGCATCGTGTATCGCGTGTACGAGAAGCGCCTCGAGCGCCGTCTCGACTCCGCCCGTGTGCCGAAACACATCGGCGTCATCCTGGACGGCAACCGCCGCTGGGCCCGCGCGGCGGGCGGCACCACCGCGCAGGGGCACCAGGCCGGCGCCGAGAAGATCCACGAGCTGATCCGGTGGTGCCGCGAGACCGACGTCGAGGTGCTCACGCTCTGGCTGCTGTCCACCGACAACCTGGACCGGCCGGAGCCCGAGCTGAACCCGCTGCTGGCCATCATCGAGGAGGCCGTCTCCGGCGTCGCCGGGCGCGGCGGCGCCCGCGTGCACCACGTCGGCAACCCCGACCTGCTGCCCATGGAGACCCAGCGGGTACTCAAGGAGGCGGAGGAGGCCACCCTGGACGTGGTCACGGGGCCCCGCAGCGGCGCCGTCCTGGTCAACGTCGCCGTCGCCTACGGCGGCCGGCAGGAGATCGCCGACGCCGTCCGCTCGATGCTCGGCGACGCCGCCGACCAGGGCCGTACGCTCGCCGACGTGGCCGAGACCGTCGAGGTGGAGCACATCGCGCAGCATCTCTACACCCGCGGCCAGCCCGACCCCGACCTGGTGATCCGCACCAGCGGCGAACAACGGCTGTCCGGGTTCATGCTGTGGCAGTCGGCGCACTCCGAGTACTACTTCTGCGAGGTCTTCTGGCCCGCGTTCCGCCGCGTCGACTTCCTGCGCGCCCTGCGCGACTACGCGGCGCGCCACCGCCGTTTCGGCGGCTGA
- a CDS encoding PhoH family protein, which translates to MVNSKKPDRRTYVLDTSVLLADPRAMARFDEHEVVLPVVVVTELEAKRHHPELGYFARQALRQLDEYRVKHGRLDAPIPLGDLGGTLRVELNHTDIGVLPAGFRLGDNDSRILAVARNLQAEGQDVTVVSKDLPLRIKASSVGLAAEEYRAELAITDSGWTGMAELMLSGEQVDDLFAAEVVSVPEADGLPVHTGLVLQSERGRALGRVTPDGRVRLVRGDREVFGIHGRSAEQRIALDLLVDEEVGIVSMGGRAGTGKSALALCAGLESVLERRQHQKVMVFRPLYAVGGQELGYLPGTEAEKMSPWAQAVFDTLSAVTSREVIEEVIARGMLEVLPLTHIRGRSLHDAFVIVDEAQSLERNVLLTVLSRIGTNSRVVLTHDVAQRDNLRVGRYDGVVAVVEKLKGHPLFAHVTLNRSERSPIAALVTEMLEDGRV; encoded by the coding sequence GTGGTGAACAGCAAGAAGCCTGACCGGCGCACCTATGTCCTCGACACGAGCGTCCTGCTGGCCGACCCGAGGGCCATGGCGCGGTTCGACGAACACGAGGTGGTGCTGCCCGTCGTGGTGGTCACCGAACTCGAGGCCAAGCGGCACCACCCGGAGCTGGGCTACTTCGCCCGCCAGGCGCTCCGCCAGCTCGACGAGTACCGGGTCAAGCACGGCCGGCTCGACGCACCGATCCCGCTGGGCGACCTCGGCGGCACCCTGCGCGTGGAGCTGAACCACACCGACATCGGGGTGCTCCCGGCCGGTTTCCGGCTCGGGGACAACGACTCCCGCATCCTGGCCGTCGCGCGCAACCTCCAGGCCGAGGGGCAGGACGTCACCGTCGTCTCCAAGGACCTGCCGCTGCGCATCAAGGCGTCGTCCGTCGGCCTGGCCGCCGAGGAGTACCGCGCGGAGCTGGCCATCACCGACTCGGGCTGGACCGGGATGGCCGAGCTGATGCTCAGCGGCGAGCAGGTCGACGACCTGTTCGCGGCGGAGGTCGTCTCGGTGCCGGAGGCGGACGGACTGCCGGTGCACACCGGGCTCGTGCTGCAGTCCGAGCGCGGCCGGGCGCTCGGCCGGGTCACCCCCGACGGGCGGGTCCGGCTGGTGCGCGGCGACCGGGAGGTCTTCGGCATCCACGGCCGCAGCGCGGAGCAGCGGATCGCCCTGGACCTGCTCGTGGACGAGGAGGTCGGCATCGTCTCGATGGGCGGCCGTGCCGGTACGGGCAAGTCCGCGCTGGCGCTGTGCGCCGGCCTGGAGTCGGTGCTGGAGCGCCGGCAGCACCAGAAGGTGATGGTCTTCCGGCCGCTGTACGCGGTCGGCGGCCAGGAACTCGGCTATCTGCCCGGCACCGAGGCCGAGAAGATGAGCCCGTGGGCGCAGGCGGTCTTCGACACCCTGTCCGCGGTCACCTCGCGCGAGGTGATCGAGGAGGTCATCGCGCGCGGCATGCTCGAAGTGCTGCCGCTGACCCACATCCGGGGCCGCTCGCTGCACGACGCGTTCGTGATCGTCGACGAGGCGCAGTCGCTGGAGCGGAACGTTCTGCTCACGGTGCTCTCGCGGATCGGGACGAACTCGCGCGTCGTACTCACCCATGACGTGGCACAGCGGGACAATCTGCGCGTCGGACGGTATGACGGTGTGGTGGCCGTCGTCGAGAAGCTGAAGGGGCACCCGCTCTTCGCCCACGTGACGCTGAACCGCTCCGAGCGGTCGCCGATCGCCGCGCTGGTGACCGAAATGCTGGAGGACGGCCGGGTATAA
- a CDS encoding PadR family transcriptional regulator encodes MTIGHTLLGLLESGPRHGYDLKRVFDERFGHDRPLHYGQVYSTMSRLLKNGLVEVDGVEPGGGPERKRYAITDAGVTDVAEWLATPEKPEPYLQSTLYTKVVLALLTERDAAELLDVQRAEHLRLMRELTRRKKGGDLADQLICDHALFHLEADLRWLELTAARLGKLAAEVRA; translated from the coding sequence ATGACGATCGGCCACACCCTCCTCGGGCTCCTGGAGTCGGGCCCCCGCCACGGTTACGACCTCAAGCGCGTCTTCGACGAGCGCTTCGGTCACGACCGCCCGCTGCACTACGGGCAGGTCTACTCCACGATGTCCCGACTGCTGAAGAACGGCCTCGTCGAGGTCGACGGCGTCGAGCCCGGGGGCGGCCCCGAGCGGAAGCGCTACGCCATCACCGACGCCGGCGTCACCGACGTCGCCGAGTGGCTCGCCACCCCCGAGAAGCCCGAGCCGTACCTCCAGTCGACCCTGTACACCAAGGTCGTCCTCGCGCTGCTCACCGAACGCGACGCGGCCGAACTCCTCGACGTCCAGCGCGCGGAACACCTGCGCCTGATGCGCGAGCTGACCCGTCGCAAGAAGGGCGGCGATCTCGCCGACCAGCTCATCTGCGACCACGCCCTGTTCCATCTCGAGGCCGACCTGCGGTGGCTGGAGCTCACCGCCGCGCGCCTCGGCAAACTCGCCGCGGAGGTCCGCGCATGA